The bacterium genome segment TTTGAGCTTCTTAGAAAAGCCTATGTTGATGCACGATACAAGAAATCGTACAAAATCACCAAGTCTGAACTTGAATACCTTGCCGACCGTGTGAAGAAACTACGCAGATTGGCATTAAAAAAGTCTCGGGAGAGGATTGAGCAATTTGAGAAAGAAATTATCACAAAAGCCTAACTAATCGCTGAAGCTGACGGGGGGAGGTATTTTAGGGTCAAACTGTGAATGTGGAATGCACAATAATTCGGTGAGGCAGAGGAAAAGGAAAAGACAGCGAATCAAAGCTTTTGTCTAACCCTGCGTTGCAGTTGACGGCGGGGGACTGTGCCGTGGTCAGAGTTTTGTGGTCTCTCAAAGTTTTATCTTGCTATCAAACTTTTGTGGTAATTCTCCCCGCCGCACCTGAACTTTATCGTTAGGCACTTGAATCCATTGCATAAATTATGATACAATTCCAGCTGTTGCGGCAAACAGGATGAAGGTTTCTCACAGCATTCCCGCAGAGACGAACCAGAGAAAATCAGATAGCGGTCAGCATCCATAGAGAAGTAGGGTAGGCGGTCGAGGGGCCAGGAACCACAACCAAAACGAAGGACGAGAGGCGTACTACAACCGTAGATAGGAACTACAGAGGAGAGCAAAATCTAATCAAGCAGAGGAGACCTTGGGTCCAAGGGATATTGCCTAACCCGGCGCTGCACCTGACTGCGGGGGGCTGTGCCGTAATTAGAGTTTTGTGGTATCTCAAGCTTTTATCTTGTTTACAAAGTTTGGTGGTAATCCGCCCCGCAGCAGGTGAGCTTTATCGTTAGCGGAAATTTTGCTTAAAAAGGTAGAATAATGAACAAAACAAAACTTGGTTCAGAAACGGCAAAAGGAGGATTTGCAAACGAGAAAGCAATTTGTAAAAAATTCAATGACTGGGAAAAGGATATAGAAGCACAGAAATGGCTTAAAATAATGGGATATGATATTAAAAAACTTGATTCTGTCCAAGCAATTCAAATTCCTACCAGAATAAAGAAGATTGAATTAAGTAAGTTTGAAGTTAAAGAAGAAGAATATGAGCAATTTGTGAGATTTAAAAAGGCAGATGCTCAAATAAGAATTATCATAAAGATTAGAAATATACTAAAAATTGAGAACTTATCACTAAAGAAAGCAAATTCAGATGCTGATTATAATCAAATTGACAAAAGAACCATTGTAGACTATCAAGAGATGTGGAGGTTTGATGATATGCCTTTGAATTGAAATGTCTTTAGAACCATAAATGAAAGGCAAAGAGAAGAAAAGAGTTTTTTAAATTAGCACAAATTACAAGCACCTTAAAAAGGAGTAAAAATGCATAAGGATTTTAGATGTTATATGGGATGGCGGGAAAATCCATCAGGAACAGGAGAAGCTACCGTAGTTGTAATTCCATTAGGAGATGGATTGACCGATAAGCAATTAGGTAAATTATTGAGGCCGTTGAGAGTAACAACATTTAGTGAAGAAACAATTGATTTTAGAGTTCAAGAGCTGGATTAGGAGGTAAAGAAGATAGATGAAAATGTGTGCAATTCAGTCTTTGACTAATAATGAATACAAGGAAAATACATTTCACCAACTTTCACCGTATTTGGGGAAACTAAAATCTAATATAGCAAAAAAACTAATATTAAGTTATACTAAACCATATGATACTATTTGTGATCCATTTTCAGGTTCGGGGACTGTTGCATTAGAATCTTTAACACTTAATAGACATATTATAGCAAACGATATTAATCCCTATGCAGTTATTTTGACTAAAGCAAAAATGTACCCTCCAAATTCGTTAGATGAAGCTTTGGAAAGAGCAGAATATTATCTTAATTGTACCAAAGAAGAAATGACCAGGATATCTTTATCAAGAATACCAAAATGGGTAAGAACCTTTTTCCATCCAACTACCCTTAAAGAGACCTTATCGTTAGTTAGATTATTAAAAAGAAATGAGGAATACTTTATTTTGGCCTGCGTACTTGGTATTCTTCATCATCAAAGCACGGGATTTCTTTCATATCCATCAAGCCATATAGTTCCATATCTGAGAACAGAAAAATTTCCCAAAGAAAGATTTCCAACATTATATACCTATAGAGATATTAGGCCAAGACTTCTTAGTAAAATAAAGCGTGTATTTAGACATTTTCTCAGAATAGCTCCGATGTTATTTCGAGAATGCAAAACAGAATGTGTTGAGAAATTAGAATTACCAGAAAATAGTATTGACGCTGTAATAACCAGCCCACCATATATGGATACATTGAGTTATGGAGGAGATAATAGATTGAGACTGTGGTTCCTGGGAATAAACGATTATCAATACTATGATAATAAGAGTCCTCGAAATCCACAAGATTTTCATCTTTTAATAAAAAATGCGTTGAGCAGGCTTTATTTTGCATTGAAGTCAGATTCATATTGTATATTTGTAGTGGGAGAAGTGAAAAAGGGTAAGAAATCCATTAACACATCTTCAATAATTCAGGATGTTGTTCTTAGTAATGGTGGTTTTAAAATATTGAGTGTAATTGAAGATGAAATCCCCTATTCAAGGAGAATAAGAGGGAAAAGAGATACGATTAAGAAAGACTGGTTTGTTATTATGAAAAAGGAGAAATAATACTATGGCAGAAAGAAATTTACCTCAGGAGAATGAATTCCAAGGAGAGCAGGTGCTCGGTTATAAACTCTGCAAGGAAATTGGCAGAGGGAAAATAGGGGTAGTCTATAAGGCGTCACATTCCAGAACAGGGGATATAGCAGCTTGCAAGATAATTCCAAAAGAAAATTTGAAAAGTGGATGGGAGACCGAAATAGAGAAAATTGCAAAATTGAGTGGTATCTCAACCGTAGCACAATATAAAAAACATGCCGCAGAGCAAATTAAGGAGTTACCGTATATTTGCATATTTTATGAGTATGTAGGCTATGGAAATAAACCTGCCCTTAATTTAAGAGAATATATAATACAAAATCCTAATCAAATCTCCTTGTTTTTTATTGATATATTAGTTCAGAAGATTTTAGAAACTTTTCATGCTATGAAAACTGTTGGTATTAATCACAATGACCTTCATGAAGGAAATATTTTAATTTTTCATGACCCTCGCTCTATTGAACCAGAAACGCCAATTATAAAAATAACAGATTTTGGAATAGGTGGTTCATACAACAAATTAGAACCTAAAGATGATTATAAACAGCTAGTTTTAATCTGTCATACCTTGCTTGAGAAATTGAGTTATTCTGAGATGGATGGAAAAGATAAATTTCTTTACGACAATTACATTGAGGATTTTTTCCCTAAAAAAGTATTAGAAACTCATCCTACAGAGGGAATATTTGTAAGAAATCCAAGAGAGCTCCTCAGAATTTTTAAAGAAGAAATCCCTCAAAAGTATTTGGAGGAATATACCAAAAGCTACATATCCAGTATGCCAGCCAAATTAACACATCCTTTTGACTATCTACGGTGTGAACAGATAGGTAATTCATTTGAGCTCTTACATCGTCTCTATTCTGAAAAGTTTCTTGGATATTCTGATTTATTAATAAGAAATAATACTATTTTGACAGGTCCACGGGGTTGTGGAAAAACAACCATATTTAGAAATATGAGTTTAAAAACACAAATACTCGGAGATAAAATAAAAAAAGGTGAAGATTACAAGGAAAAGTATATAGGAATATATTATCATTGCAATGATTTATATTTTGCATTTCCTTACCTTAAAGAAAAGATTTCTGATGAAAATAGAAAAGCGATAATACATTATTTCAACCTTTCAATCTTATATGAAATCTTAGACCTTTTAGAAACTTCAAAAAATAAGCCAGGGTTTGAATTAACTGATAGGACGATAGATGAATTACAAGGTTTTTTAAGAGGATACTTTCCCTCATACCAAATACCACCTTTAGGAACGGATATTTTGGCTCATCTAAGGTCAATAATTGTTAATGAAAAACGAATTACACGCCAATGGTTTGAAAAAGGCAGTAATGATAAGCAAAAACCATATTTTACTCCTATGGACTTTATTAGAAAGTTATGTAATTTAATTCAAACGGATATACCATGGGCAAAAAATCGGGCAATTTACTTCTTTTTAGATGATTATTCATTCCCCAATATTTCTAAGCAAATCCAAGAAACCTTACATGATTTTATCTTATTTCCAAGTGAAGGGTCTGAGTATTTTTTTAAGGTTTCTACCGAAAGTATTGTCTCTTTTCACCCATATAGTTCCAAAGGAAAATTATTGGAAGAGGGAAGAGAATATGTTGTAGTGGATCTTGGATACTTCTTCTTGCGTGATGATAAAAGAGCCGAGTCGTTCCTTTTCGAAGTAGTTAATAACCGGCTAGAAAATTCCCAAGAAATTGATGAGGCATATAAAGATATAAAGAAAATTTTGGGAGAGAGTGATTATTCAGCTAATAAACTTGCTTACGAAATTAGAGAAAAGAAGCCGGAACATGTCCATTACTATGGCTTGAATATTATAGTTAGATTATGCACTGGAGATGTTGCTCAAATCTTGGATTTAATCAAGCACATTTTTGAACAGGCTGGAGGTTATAGTCTATTTACTAAAGCAGAAGGAATTGAATTGCCAATTAAGAAAGAGATACAAAATAGGGCAATTAGGGAAGCAGGAAATAAATTTCTAAGTAACCTTGAAAACTGTCCGAATTATGGTCGAAAATTAAGAAAGATTGCTGAGGCGTTTGGTGAGGTTGCGCATCATTTCTTGATGACAAGAAATTCAAAAAACCAGGATAAATATCCTCCATGGCAAGCAGTTAGAATTGAAGTAACAGAACCTATTGATTTAAAAGAAAGTACATTAGAGATATATAATGAATTATTGCGTTACAGCATATTTATCAGAGATATAGTAGGTAAAAGTCAATGGGGCAAAGTTGCTCCAAAACTTTATCTACGCAGATTATTGATACCAACCTTTTTACTTACTCCAAGCAAAAGGGATAACATTGGATTAAGCAAAGATAAGTTTTTAAAGTTGTTAAGAAATCCGAAAGGTTTCACAAAGGATATGAAAAAGAAAGAACCAAGAAGAAAGAGGTTGCAACCAGATGAAAGATAGGGTTGTCTTTTTTAACCCGTAGAAGTAAGGGAAAAGTAAAAAGTAGGTAAAAGGGAAAATGATGAAAAAAACAGAGAATAAAGAAAGTTTTGAAGAAATCCTCCCTCCAATTGAGGAGTTAAAGTTAGATAATATTTCCTCCGATGCAACTATAATAGCACCGGCAGGATTTGAAGATAGATGTCTTTCATTTTTGGATAAACTTATTATTTCTAACAAGAAAGTTGCAAATGTTATTGGCGTTGAATATGAACCATTTAGTCTAAAAAATAGAAAGAAAGAATTTGAAAGTAAAGCCGAAAAGGTTTCTTTGAACAAGGTTGAATGGATAACTTATGATAGATTTAATCCTGAAAATTTTTATGGCGATTTTGAAAAGGCAAAAGGGCTTATTAATGAAACGGCTGATGTAATAATAGATGTATCTGGAATGTCAAAATACTTGATAGTCATTCTCTTAGACATCCTTAAAGACTTTGATAAAAATATAATTATCATTTACTCTGAAGCAGAAATTTACCATCCAACTAAAGAAGAATTTAAATCAAAAAAATCGAAAAAAAGAGGAAGTCCAGAGGTAATACCTACATTCTTAACAAAAGGAATTTATAGAATAACTCTGACAACATCGCTTTCCAGTATTGCTATGCAAAATGCGCCATTATTGTTGATTGCCTTTCCCAGTTTTAATTATAAAGAACTTACAGCACTACTGAATGAAATAACACCCCAATATCTCATTGAAATTGAAGGCAGGCCCCATGAACAACATAACTATTGGAGACGGGATGCTATTCGTGAGATTAATGAGAGGATTCCCGAGGATTTTATCTTTACTAAGATAGACAAAATAGAACATAGAGAATTGACCACTTTTAATTATATAGAAACTGTTTCGGTATTAGATGAAATCTACAAGAAATTTAGATATACACACAAATGTATAATTGCTCCTACAGGAAGTAAACTTCAATCAATAGGGGTTTTTTTCTTTAAGCAATTGCATCTTGAAGTTCAGATTGTTTATCCTGCCGCAGAGAAATTTACAAAGGGATATACGGAAGGATGTAGGTATATATGGATGATAAAATTTCCAAACTTTTGTAGTTATATAAAAAGTTTAGAAAACTACTCCAGAGCTAATCTAATTTCGTTAAAAGATTTGGTAACCGTTTAGTATTATGGAGAAATATTTGCTTTCATTTGGGCAAAATCAGCGGATTCCTTCTGCAAGACAACTTATTTACAAGGATAGGCGAGCAAATCCACTTGGAAAAATTCCTGATGATGTGTGGCAATTTTCAAGAATCTGTGGTACCTTTAAAGAACGGATAGGAGAACATCCATGTCAAATGCCTGAAGATTTATTAGAGCTAATAATAAAAACAAGTTCTAATGAGGGAGATTTAGTTTTAGACCCTTTTGGTGGCACAGGAACAACGGCAGCAGTTGCTAAAAGATTAAAACGGAATTACATAACGATGGAGATATCTACAGAAATATTATAATGTTATATTGAAGAGAGTGGATGGTAAAGTTGAAATAAGAAGAAATAAAAAGGTTGAGATAGAAAAGCAGGGAACATTATTTGATATCATATAATTTCGCTAACCAGTCGTTGCAGCGGACGGCGGGGGACTGTGCTGTGATTGAAAGTTTTGTAGTATCTCAAGAGGTAATCGTGCTTACAAAGTTTGGTGGCGATTCTCCCCGCCGCCGCTGAACTCATCGTTAGACTAATAAAAATAATCACACAGAGACACAAAGTCACAAAGGAATTGAATAAAACAATAAACCTTTGTGTTCTTTGTGGCTTTGTGTGAGAAAATAAAAAGGAGATATTTTAGGGTCAACCGTGAATGTGGAATGCACAATAATTCGGTGAGGCAGAGGAAAAGGAAAAGACAGCGAATCAAAGCTTTTGTCTAACCCTGCGTTGCAGTTGACGGCGGGGGACTGTGCCGTGGTCAGAGTTTTGTGGTCTCTCAAAGTTTTATCTTGCTATCAAACTTTTGTGGTAATTCTCCCCGCCGCACCTGAACTTTATCGTTAGGCTACTGAATGAGTGAGGATTATATTTATGAAAACGAGTATAGACCACCTTCCTGAGTATAAACGAGAGGAACTGGAAAATATTGTTGGAATCATTCGTGCCTCAGCAAAGGTTGAGATGATTATTCTTTTTGGAAGCTATGCCCGTGGAGACTTTGTGGAGTGTGATTTTCGATATGATGCTGAGGAGCAACACTTCACAAGTTATGAATCTGATTTTGACATCATGGTGATTGTGCGAGAAGAAAAAATTGTAGATGATTTCAAGATTTGGAACAAGGTTGAAAATCAAATTAGACGCAAGATCCGTACACCAGTAAACCTTATTAGGGAAGATATTGAGCATGTCAATGAACAACTCTCAGTTGGCAGATACTTCTATGCTGATGTTAAAAAGGAAGGTGTACTGCTTTACGATTCAAAACGATTCCAACTGGCAAGAGCAAGAAAACTTACCCCAGGAATAAGAAAGGCGTTGGCAGAGGAGGATCATAAACTTTGGTTTCCGAAAGCGAAGCAGTTTTTTGTGCATTATAAGCTTGACTTTGAAAAAGGTTGGAATAATTTAGGAGCCTTTAATCTCCATCAGACCACTGAAGCTCTATACAGCGGTACTTCCCTTGTCCTTACAAGCTACAAACCTAGAACACACGACTTAGAGAAATTAACAGAGCGGATGGAGAAGATCGATCTAAAGTTTTGTGAGATTTTCCCAAGAAAAGAAGGTGAAGAAAAGAGATTGTTTGAACTCCTCAAGAAAGCCTATGTTGATGCAAGATACAGCAAGAATTATAAAATAACAAAACAAGAACTTGAATACCTTGCTGAGCGAGTGAAAAAACTACGCAGATTATCATTGAAAAAATGTCGTGAGAAGTTTAAGCAATTTGAACAGGAAATTAAAAAAGCCTAACCCATCGTTAGGCACTACCCGTAAGTATCTCATAAACCCTCAGGTAGATGTTTCCGGTCTGCGCTGCAGCCCGGCGTTTCCTGAGTAGTAGCTGGACGAGGTCGATCCTACCTTCCATCACTACCATGAGATCGCTACCGTCCATCAGGAAAATCAAGCGTCGACCTGAGGAATGGGCGCGGACTCCATCCTCAGAGTAGCCGTTAATGGCAAGATAGAGCCCAAGGGTATTGTCCAGTTTTCGTGAGAGCTTGCCCGCCAAGGAGTCGAGATCCGAAGCACGCACGGGTTCTTTCTGCCACTTGGCCTCGAGCAAGTAGTCAGTGCCTTCGAACGTGAAGGCACCGTCAATCTGCTCTCCGATCACCTTAAAGGAGGCCTTGGGATCAAGATCAAAGAGCTCAAAAAGACGACGTAGGATATTCTCAAGCCGGTATCCCCGTGCCTGGGCGTCTTCAGAAGTGAGTAAGTCCAGGTAGGCGATGGTCAACTCTTCCAGCGCCTGCTGCACAGCATCACTCTTCACCCGACGCTCGTGGGCTTCCTGCCGGCGGCGTTCGATTTCCCGCTCCTCCTCCAGGAACTCGTCGAGGCCGCGGATCTGACCTCGGAGTGCATCGACTGCTGACTTTGCACCGGCGACCTTTTTTGCGCCGTCTTCCAGTCTCGCGAGGTGGCTGAAGTCCTCAATGCGCGAGACTTCAGTCATGAGTTTGAGAAGCTGCCTCTGGTAAACGTCCTCGTTTCTCGCAAGAAACTCGATCAACTGACCTACGATGTTCCACTTGTAGTCTCCCCAGTTGAGTCTCGACAGAATCGTTGAGTCGGTAAGCGCCTGGGTTAGGAAACTCTGAAGGTCGGACTTGTACCAGTAAACCTGCGTGAGTGCCTCCTTGAGGGCGTGGAGCGCCGCAGGAGCGATCCTCTTGCATGGGTATCTCTCAGCCATCGTTCATGCCCCCTCCGTGTGCCTAACGATTGAGTTCAGCGGCGGCGGGGAAAATTGCCACTAAACTTTATAAGCACGATTGCCTATTGAGATACTACAAAACTTTCAATTACGCCACAATCCCCCGCCGTCCTCTGCAACAACTGGTTAGCGAAATTATAATCTTCCTCCATCGCAATAGATAGATTTCCTTCGCATCTACTGAGGTTATAAGTCTTCAAAGAAGATATTTATCCCATCCTTTACTTTGTCATAATAGATGATATGTACCCCGATAATTTCTGGTAACATTTGCTTTGATTCGTAGGTTTGGGGGGTTTGATGCTTATGGGAACTTCATCTATATAACCATCTATTCCCTTTGCTTCATCCTCAGGGTCAGACATTCTGTATGCTTTCCCTAAGGTTTCGGCAACGCGTTTCATTATAGCCTCTTGGAATTTAAGACCGACAAATGTCTTCACAATTACTAAGTCCTTAACCCAGTCCTCAATCATTTGGGCATCAATGAGGCTAATAACCTCTTTGAAGTTTTCCATCATCTGCAGAATTTTCATCTTCGCTTTTTCGATAGCCTCAGGGTATTTATTCAAGTACCATTTTTCCCATTCTTCAAGTTTTTTACCTTTGAATTCCTTAATCAGTTCACTCATTTGCCCAACAACTTCGGGCCTGGTTCCCTGGGCATTTTGATTCGCCAAATTGATAAGTTGGGTAGCGTATTTCGGAAATGAAACAACTTCCGCATCAAGCAGTTGCGTAATATCAATTCTATAAAGTTTTTGCCTTTTTGTCAACACGAATGCACACGAATAAGAAGCAAATATTCCCCCTTAATAAAGGGAGTTAGGTGGTTGTTGACCCATAGGCGTTAAAATATAAGGCTTATTAAAGAGGCAAAAATTAACTAAAATTGATATAACTTCCTCATTTTTAATTTTGATTTTCTTCATGAATGTTTTCGTCCTCCAATAGCCGCCTTAAACCTTTCATAGTATCGGAACGGAAAAGTTTCATCGAGCCGCACTAAATTCGTTCGCAAAAATGGAGATTAATGAAAGTTTTATTTTTAAGATACAAATAAGAGACTAAATGACTGGCTTCATCGTATTTGATCTGGTCAAATTTAAGGTAAATGCTTTGCCCTTTTAGTTTATCCCATAACCAGTTAATAGCTTCATTCTCTCTACCCGATACTGCCTTAATACCTATCAATCTCACAATAAGATCATTCGTAAGCTCCATCTCATTCGGGGTAATCACACGCCTCACGCGTAGATATTCTTCTTTTCCATTGCTATTAATGTCAATTTTCGAGCCGAAGGTCATCTTTCTGGGGTCAATCTTTTTATCAAATTGGACTGTATCATGGAATATGTAGGGTAATGTTTGTATTTGCTGTCGATAATCTATCTCCTTCCGTTCTGGTTTAACAATCTCAATAATGCTTTTATCAAAGATATCTCTTTGCTCGATACCCAATTTCTTTCTAATGATGGGTAAAAAAGACTCATTTATTTCATAACCTATCGAGTTTCTATGAAGTTTTTTTGCAGTGAGAGAAGTTGTACCACTGCCCAGGAAAGGGTCAAGTACGGTTTCTCCAACAAAACTAAACATTTTAATCAATCGTCTGGGAAGTTCCTCAGGAAACATAGCCAGATGATGATCCTGTTTTTCACCAGGAAAATTCCAATGTCCGGCGAAATATTCGTTCCATTCTTCTACGGATAGGATAGATTGTTCCTTTGCTGTTTTATTGATTTTTGGAGAGCATCCTGGCTTCTTAAATAGTAGAATAAACTCATAATCAATCTTAACAATACCATTCCGTGGATAAGG includes the following:
- a CDS encoding DNA methyltransferase, producing MTNNEYKENTFHQLSPYLGKLKSNIAKKLILSYTKPYDTICDPFSGSGTVALESLTLNRHIIANDINPYAVILTKAKMYPPNSLDEALERAEYYLNCTKEEMTRISLSRIPKWVRTFFHPTTLKETLSLVRLLKRNEEYFILACVLGILHHQSTGFLSYPSSHIVPYLRTEKFPKERFPTLYTYRDIRPRLLSKIKRVFRHFLRIAPMLFRECKTECVEKLELPENSIDAVITSPPYMDTLSYGGDNRLRLWFLGINDYQYYDNKSPRNPQDFHLLIKNALSRLYFALKSDSYCIFVVGEVKKGKKSINTSSIIQDVVLSNGGFKILSVIEDEIPYSRRIRGKRDTIKKDWFVIMKKEK
- a CDS encoding protein kinase, which gives rise to MAERNLPQENEFQGEQVLGYKLCKEIGRGKIGVVYKASHSRTGDIAACKIIPKENLKSGWETEIEKIAKLSGISTVAQYKKHAAEQIKELPYICIFYEYVGYGNKPALNLREYIIQNPNQISLFFIDILVQKILETFHAMKTVGINHNDLHEGNILIFHDPRSIEPETPIIKITDFGIGGSYNKLEPKDDYKQLVLICHTLLEKLSYSEMDGKDKFLYDNYIEDFFPKKVLETHPTEGIFVRNPRELLRIFKEEIPQKYLEEYTKSYISSMPAKLTHPFDYLRCEQIGNSFELLHRLYSEKFLGYSDLLIRNNTILTGPRGCGKTTIFRNMSLKTQILGDKIKKGEDYKEKYIGIYYHCNDLYFAFPYLKEKISDENRKAIIHYFNLSILYEILDLLETSKNKPGFELTDRTIDELQGFLRGYFPSYQIPPLGTDILAHLRSIIVNEKRITRQWFEKGSNDKQKPYFTPMDFIRKLCNLIQTDIPWAKNRAIYFFLDDYSFPNISKQIQETLHDFILFPSEGSEYFFKVSTESIVSFHPYSSKGKLLEEGREYVVVDLGYFFLRDDKRAESFLFEVVNNRLENSQEIDEAYKDIKKILGESDYSANKLAYEIREKKPEHVHYYGLNIIVRLCTGDVAQILDLIKHIFEQAGGYSLFTKAEGIELPIKKEIQNRAIREAGNKFLSNLENCPNYGRKLRKIAEAFGEVAHHFLMTRNSKNQDKYPPWQAVRIEVTEPIDLKESTLEIYNELLRYSIFIRDIVGKSQWGKVAPKLYLRRLLIPTFLLTPSKRDNIGLSKDKFLKLLRNPKGFTKDMKKKEPRRKRLQPDER
- a CDS encoding site-specific DNA-methyltransferase; this encodes MEKYLLSFGQNQRIPSARQLIYKDRRANPLGKIPDDVWQFSRICGTFKERIGEHPCQMPEDLLELIIKTSSNEGDLVLDPFGGTGTTAAVAKRLKRNYITMEISTEIL
- a CDS encoding HEPN domain-containing protein; this translates as MKTSIDHLPEYKREELENIVGIIRASAKVEMIILFGSYARGDFVECDFRYDAEEQHFTSYESDFDIMVIVREEKIVDDFKIWNKVENQIRRKIRTPVNLIREDIEHVNEQLSVGRYFYADVKKEGVLLYDSKRFQLARARKLTPGIRKALAEEDHKLWFPKAKQFFVHYKLDFEKGWNNLGAFNLHQTTEALYSGTSLVLTSYKPRTHDLEKLTERMEKIDLKFCEIFPRKEGEEKRLFELLKKAYVDARYSKNYKITKQELEYLAERVKKLRRLSLKKCREKFKQFEQEIKKA
- a CDS encoding MjaI family restriction endonuclease — its product is MTKRQKLYRIDITQLLDAEVVSFPKYATQLINLANQNAQGTRPEVVGQMSELIKEFKGKKLEEWEKWYLNKYPEAIEKAKMKILQMMENFKEVISLIDAQMIEDWVKDLVIVKTFVGLKFQEAIMKRVAETLGKAYRMSDPEDEAKGIDGYIDEVPISIKPPKPTNQSKCYQKLSGYISSIMTK
- a CDS encoding site-specific DNA-methyltransferase; the protein is MQDMTRHKIIIADSRSMQEVSNDSVHLIITSPPYWQLKDYDNIHQIGFHDTYEEYINNLNLVWKECYRTLHTGCRLCINIGDQFARAVYYGRYKVIPIRTEIIKFCESTGFDYMGAIIWQKVTTCNTTGGATIMGSYPYPRNGIVKIDYEFILLFKKPGCSPKINKTAKEQSILSVEEWNEYFAGHWNFPGEKQDHHLAMFPEELPRRLIKMFSFVGETVLDPFLGSGTTSLTAKKLHRNSIGYEINESFLPIIRKKLGIEQRDIFDKSIIEIVKPERKEIDYRQQIQTLPYIFHDTVQFDKKIDPRKMTFGSKIDINSNGKEEYLRVRRVITPNEMELTNDLIVRLIGIKAVSGRENEAINWLWDKLKGQSIYLKFDQIKYDEASHLVSYLYLKNKTFINLHFCERI